The segment CTACAGATCACGGGAAATTCCCGCGGGATGGCTGATATACTCCCGCGCTTTCGTGGAGAACAAATTTATATGCCAACGTCTTTTCTAGAAATTGTCGAGTTGCCAGACGGCCGCATCGAGTTGCGCCGTGCTGAGGACGAAGGGTCTTTGGTAACGCTGAATTTTTCTGAAGATGCCAAGGCTTTTCTTCAGGGGCAGCACGTAGAGGTGGCGAAAGCCATGCTTAGCGTCGGTGTACAAATGGCGGGTCGGCTGGCCGAAGGCGAGCTCGAAAAAGACGATGGGCCACGCATTCTTCACTAAGCGACTCTGACTCGTGCTCCGCAGCCAGGCGAGTGCGTTCTGCACTGGCCCTGCGCAGGCATCAACTGTTTAACCCAAGCGTATATTCAGACTTTGCCCGTGACCGGTGCGAGCTGCGCTGATCAACTGATTGCGGGCAGCGCTGGTCAGCGGGTTGATCCAGCTCACTACCGTGTGGCTGCGACCCAGTCGCAGCGCTTCGCAGGTCAGTTGCAAGGCGCTTTTGTTGCCATTGGGTTGCAGCAGCAGAATGCGCTCGCGGTTCAGTCCGGCATCGCGTAACCAGCTTTGGGTCAGGCTTGCAGGTGGCGCAATCAGTGTCAGCCAGCGGGCGTTTTGTTGCTCGCTCAGTTCGCGCAGCATGGGGGCAAGCAGGTTCAGGCAGTTTCCGGCGGCACCGCGTAGCGACAGTTCACTGAACACCTCGGGTTCGGCGCTCCAGGGGGAATCGAGCACGTCCTTGATCGCGGGCGTCATGGGTTGAGCCATGAACGCTTCAAAAAGGGTGAGTTGTGCTGGCAGCGGGGTGTGTGGGAACTGCATGAAGCCTCCTTTAGCGGCGAATTACGCCGACACTCAAGCCTTCAATGACCAGTTCCTGGTCTTTGAGGTTGACTTCAATCGGGGCGAATTCAGGGTTCTCGGCAATGAGCCAGACCTTGTTGCCTTCACGCTTGAAGCGTTTGACCGTGACTTCGTCGTCGATACGGGCCACGACAATCTGGCCGTTACGGGCTTCGCGACAGGTATGCACGGCAAGCAGATCGCCATCGAAGATGCCGACATCCTTCATGCTCATGCCTTGTACCCGTAGCAGGTAGTCGGCTCTGGGGTGAAAGAAGGTCGGGTTGATGTTGCAGGACTCTTCGACGTGCTCCAGCGCAAGAATCGGAGCACCGGCAGCTACTCGGCCAATGATGGGCAGCGTGGATTCGTCAGACTTGGCTTCGAAGCCGGGTATGCGAATACCGCGGGAGGCACCGGGGGTCATCTCGATGGCACCCTTGCGGGCAAGCGCCTTGAGGTGTTCTTCGGCGGCGTTGGGGGATTTGAAGCCCAGCTCCTGTGCGATCTCGGCACGGGTGGGCGGGTATCCGTTGTCATCCAGGCATCGCTTGATGAAGGCCAGGATCTCAGCTTGGCGTGGCGTCAGTTTTAGCATGTTGATCGCTCTGTCTTTTTATACAGTGACTGGGATTATATACAGTGAAAGCTTCTTGGCAATCACCCATTTCCAGCGGTCCGCTGGACGGTCATTAATATGTCGGGCGACCCGTACTTTATCAGGTGGGGCCGGACTGGCCGAGGCTGTGGTTAAATGCAGAACTGCCCGGTCCTGAAACGAATGCCTCATCTTGACTTTTTACAATCTGAAACGTATGTTTCAAACAAGTGTTTAAATGTTTGTCAGGCGGAGTAGTCATGGCCCAGTCGGAAACCGTTGAACGTATCCTTGATGCTGCCGAGCAGCTGTTCGCGGAAAAAGGGTTTGCTGAAACCTCATTGCGGCTGATTACCAGTAAAGCCGGGGTCAATCTGGCGGCGGTTAATTACCATTTCGGTTCTAAAAAGGCGCTGATCCAGGCCGTCTTTTCGCGCTTCCTGGGGCCTTTTTGCGCCAACCTCGATCGTGAGCTGGAGCGTCGTCAGGCCAAGCCTGAGAACCGCCCCAGCCTTGAAGAGTTATTGGAGATGCTGGTCGAGCAGGCGCTGGTGATCCAGCCGCGCAGTGGTAACGACCTGTCGATTTTCATGCGCTTGCTCGGGTTGGCGTTCAGTCAGAGCCAGGGTCACTTGCGTCGCTATCTTGAAGACATGTACGGCAAGGTTTTTCGCCGCTATATGCTGCTGGTCAACGAGGCTGCCCCACAAATCCCGCCCATCGAGTTGTTCTGGCGCGTGCACTTCATGCTGGGTGCTGCGGCCTTCAGCATGTCGGGAATCAAGGCGTTGCGTGCAATTGCCGAGACTGATTTCGGTGTCAACACCTCCATCGAGCAGGTGATGCGTCTGATGGTGCCATTCCTCGCGGCAGGCATGCGTGCACAAAGCGGCGTCACGGATTCTGCAATGGCCAGTGCCCAGCTTCGCCCCCGCAGTAAAACCGCCCCGGTTACCGCCAAGGTTTGACCCGCGGCGGGTGGGCGCGGCAGCTTTGTTCCGCTAAGCTAGTTGCCATGCCCAACCCTGACTTATTCCCGTCTGTCGATTCGCCGCTGCCTCTCTGGAGTGCGGCGCGCAGGCGCGTGGCTGCGGATCCGGACCGGGCAATGAACGCTCTCTTTTTAAAGGATTTCCCATGAGTTCTGCCTTGCAAGGCTCCTTGATGGTGGACGTCGCCGGTACTTGGCTGACGGCTGAAGATCGGCAATTACTTCGCCAGCCAGAAGTAGGCGGGTTGATTATCTTTGCACGCAATATCGAGCATCCGCGCCAGGTGCGTGAGTTGAGCGCTTCGATTCGCGCGCTGCGTCCCGACCTGTTGCTGGCGGTCGATCAGGAAGGTGGCCGGGTGCAGCGTCTGCGTCAGGGGTTCGTGCGCCTGCCAGCCATGCGTGCCATTGCTGATAACCCCAACGCCGAGTACCTGGCTGAACAGTGTGGCTGGATCATGGCCACTGAAGTGCTGGCCGTAGGGCTGGACCTGAGCTTTGCCCCGGTCCTGGATCTGGATTATCAGCGTAGCGCTGTGGTCGGTAGCCGTTCGTTCGAGGGAGACCCTGAGCGCGCAGCCACATTGGCCGGGGCTTTTATTCGCGGGATGAACGACGCGGGCATGGCGGCGACCGGTAAGCATTTTCCGGGACACGGATGGGCCGAGGCTGATTCTCACGTCGCCATTCCAACTGACGAGCGCAGTCTTGAGCAGATTCGCGCCCATGACCTCGTGCCTTTTGCCCGCTTGAGCAAGCATCTGGCTGCTGTCATGCCGGCCCACGTGATCTATCCACAAGTGGACAGCCAGCCTGCAGGATTCTCACGTCGCTGGTTGCAGGATATTTTGCGCGGCGAGCTTCAGTTCGACGGCGTGATTTTCAGTGACGACCTGTCGATGGCGGGTGCGCACGTAGTGGGTGATGCCGCCAGCCGGATTGAGGCGGCCTTATCGGCGGGTTGTGACATGGGACTGGTATGCAACGACCGTGCGGCGGCGGAGTTGGCACTCAGCGCTGCTCAGCGGTTGAACGTTACCCCTTCGCCCAGGATTGCACGCATGCGCGGTCAGGCCTGGGCCAGCACTGACTATCGCCAGAGCCCGCGCTGGCTGGTGGCAATGGGTGCGCTCAAGGATGCTCAATTAATAGATTGAGCACATCGATGCCGCTTTGACGCTTGGCGAAGCAGAAAGACCGTATCGCCTGAATCGCGGCAAGCCAGCTCCCAAGATTTCGCAAGCACCACAAAGCCCGTGGGAGCGGGCTTGCTCGCGATGGCGTCAGCGCGATCAAGCAGAAAGACCGCGCCTGCAGTTAATCAATAAGTCGGGTGTCTCAGCGCTTCTCTGTTTTGGGTGGCAGCGGCGCGAAGAGCGCGTCGATGTCGTCGTCCTGTAATTTCCAGTCACCGGCGACTCGTCCGTCCAGAACACCTGCGGCCAAATCCGATTTTTCTTGCTGCAAGTGCTGGATTTTTTCCTCCACGGTGCCGCGGGCAATCATCTTGTAAACAAACACCGGTTTTTCCTGGCCGATACGGTAGGCGCGGTCGGTGGCCTGGTTTTCAGCCGCCGGGTTCCACCACGGGTCATAGTGAATCACGGTGTCGGCTTCGGTGAGGTTTAATCCCACGCCGCCAGCCTTGAGGCTGATCAGGAATATTTGCAGGGTGCCGCTCTGGAAGTCTTTGACCGGTGTGCGTCGGTCACGGGTTTGCCCCGTGAGGATGGCGTAGCGCACTTTGCGTTTTTTCAGTTCGATTTCGATCAGGCCGAGCATCGAGGTGAACTGGGAAAACAGCAGGATGCGCCTGCCTTCGGCAAACAGTTCTTCGAGCATCAGCATCAGGCTGTCTAGCTTGCCCGAGGAACTGCCTTTTTTCGGCGGGGTGTCGCTGACCAGTCGCAGATCGCAGCACACCTGACGCAGCTTGAGCAGCGCCTCGAGGATAATGATCTGGCTGCGCCCGACACCTTTTCGAGTGATTTCGTCGCGCACCTTCTTGTCCATCGCCAGGCGCATGGTCTCGTAGACGTCGCGCTGGGCCTCGTTCAGGTCGACCCAGTGAATGATCTCGGTCTTGGGCGGCAGTTCGGTCGCGACCTGTTCCTTGGTGCGGCGCAATAAAAACGGTTTGATCCGCGCATTGAGATGCTGCAGGCGCTCGTTGCTGCCCTGACGCTCGATGGGTATGCGGTAGTCGCGGTTAAAGGTTTTAACGTCGCCCAGCCAGCCGGGCAGCAGGAAGTGGAACAGAGACCAAAGCTCGCCCAGGTGGTTTTCCAGCGGGGTGCCGCTCAGGCACAGGCGTTGCCGTGCAATCAGTTCACAGGCCGCCTGGGTGGCCTTGCTGCCGGGGTTCTTGATGTACTGGGCCTCGTCCAGGACCAGCAGGTGCAAGGGCAGTTTTGCCAGGTGCTCGATGTCCTTGGGCAGCAAGGCGTAGGTGGTCAGGATCACGTCGTAGTCATTGAGGTGTGCAAAGTGTTTTTTGCGGGTGGCGCCAAACAGCGCCAGCACCTTGAGCTGCGGAGTGAAGTGCGCAGCTTCGTCCAGCCAGTTGGGGATCAGGCTGGTGGGCATCACCACCATTGCCGGACGATCCAGGCGGCCGGCATTTTTTTCGCACAAGATATGGGCCAGGGTCTGCAGGGTTTTGCCCAGCCCCATGTCGTCGGCCAGTACGCCGCCCACTTCGAGCTGGCGCAACGACTGCATCCAGCTCAGGCCTTCAAGCTGGTATGGGCGCAAGTTGGCATTGAGCCCTTGGGGAACTTCGACGCTAAAGTCCTTGATGTCGCGCAGGCGCTGGGCAAAACCGCGTATCTGCTCGCCACCTTCCCAGCGCAAGGGCAGGGCATCGAGAGCATTGAGGCGTGGTGCGTCAGCGCTTTTGATCCGCAGGGAGGTCGCGTCCGGTTCACCCAGATAAAATTCGTCCAGGGTTGCCAGTACCGGTTTCAGCCGTCCGTACGGCAGGGCGACCTGAAGCGGGCCATGATTGCTGCCGGGGTTGGCCGGGATATTCACCAGAATCAGTTCGTCATCCCGACGCCGGGCGAGTTTTTCGGGGTTGAGGATGTCGCTGTGGGAGCGCATCAGGTTCAGCAGTATCGGCAGCAAGCTCAGGTGTCGGCCGTTGACGATAATGCCCAGTTCCAGGTCGAACCAGTCACGTTCCGGGGCCTCGTCGACATTGGCATACCAGTCTTCGACCGGGGTCAGGTCAAAGCCGAAACCTTCATCGATCTGCAGCTCCCAGCCTTGTTCCCTCAGGCCTTGCATCTGGTTGAGGGTGAAATTCAGCCAGGCACTGTCATTGACCAGTTCAAACAGCTCTCCAGCACTTTCAGGCAGCGCCTTGCTCTGGCGGGTCGCAATCTTGAAGCCCAGGCTGCGCAATTGCTCGCGGTAGAGGTTCTCTGTGTCGGGATGACGCTTGATCCGCAGGGTCTGCTGTTCCTGGCGCAGCAGGATGTCGGTGTTCTTTTGCCCGCTGACGTATTGATCCAGGTAGTTGAACGACAGTGCTGCGCGGTGCTGGATGTAGCGTTGCATCTTGCCGTTGCGCGGTTCGAAGGCGCTGAATTCAGCGCTGGCCAGCCACAGCCGTGGCACCGGCTTTACATCGTCGACCCGAAGTTCTGGCAGGTTGTTGGGACGACGTGAGTCGAGTACGGCCTGGAGTTTTTCCAGAAGCTCGGCATCCTGAGCGGCGGCAGGGTAGTTCAAGGTTTCTTCAATCTTCAGTAAGACGGCAGCGGTGTGCTTGCAATGGGTGCGTACCGGACAGGTGCAGGTGGCGTCCACCAAAAGCAAAGTACCTTTGGCGGACTCACGCAGATGTATGGTCTGGCGGTAGGGGTTTTCGCCTGAGCCCTGGCAGCTCGCGCTGATCATGCTGTCGCCGATCTGGACGATCCTGACACGGTTTTCCTTGGCGTAGCGGCGGCCACGCTCAAGGCTTTGCTCTTTGAAGCGGCTGGTCCAGGTCGGTGCGAGCGGCTTGGTCAACCGGGGTGTCTGGCTCAGGGTCATGGGTAGTTCATTTAGGAAGACTTCGGCGTCAGGCGCTCAAACAGCGCCTCGATGGTATTGAAGCGTTCTTCCGGGCGCTCCATGGGCACCATGAACTTGAACAGGGTTGCGCCTTCGAATTTGTAGCGGTTGGGTTGGCCCTGGATCAGTTTGATCAGCACCATCGGGTCAACCGGTGTGTCCGCTGCAAATTCGATTCGCCCGCCTTGTGGGCCGGCATCGACCTTTTTGATTCCCAGCTGCTCGGCCTGCAATTTGAGCAGGGTGATGCGTACCAGGTTCTTGGTCGGTTCCGGAAGCAGGCCAAAGCGGTCGATCATCTCGACCTGCAAGTCCTTGAGGCCTTCTTCGTCGGCGGCCGAGGCAATGCGCTTGTAGAGAATCAGTCGAGTGTGCACATCGGGCAGGTAGGCCTCGGGAATCAGCGCGGGCACCCGCAGGTTGATTTCCGGCCCGCCGCCCAGTGGCTGGTCGAGGTTGGGCTGCTCGCCCTTGCGGATCGACTTGACCGCCCGTTCGAGCATTTCCATGTACAGGGTAAAACCGACGGCCTGGATCTGGCCGCTTTGGCCATCGCCCAGCAGCTCGCCTGCGCCACGGATCTCAAGGTCGTTGGTGGCCAGCACAAAACCGGCCCCCAGATCCTGGGTGTTGGCGATGGCTTCCAGGCGCTTTTGCGCATCCCCGGTGATTTGCTGGCGCGGGGGGGTCAGCAGGTAGGCGTAAGCCTGGTGGTGACTTCGCCCCACGCGACCGCGCAACTGGTGCAGTTGTGCCAGGCCGAATTTGTCGGCGCGCTCGATGATGATGGTGTTGGCGCTCGGCACGTCGATGCCGGTCTCGATGATGGTCGAGGCGATCAGCACGTTGAAGCGCTTGTGGTAGAAGTCGCTCATCACCTGTTCGAGTTCGCGTTCGCGCATCTGCCCGTGGCCGATGCCGATCCGCGCCTCGGGTACCAGCTCTGCCAGTTCGGCGGCGCATTTTTCGATGGTTTTGACATCGTTGTGCAGGTAGTAAACCTGGCCGCCGCGCAGCAACTCGCGCAGCAGTGCTTCTTTGACCGTGCTTTTGTTCTGCTCCATGACAAAGGTGCGCACCGACAACCGGCGTGCCGGTGGCGTGGCGATGATCGACAGGTCGCGCATGCCCGACACCGCCATGTTCAGCGTGCGCGGGATGGGTGTTGCGGTGAGGGTCAGAATATCGACTTCACTGCGCAGGGCCTTGAGCTGTTCTTTCTGGCGAACCCCGAAGCGGTGTTCTTCGTCGATGATCACCAGGCCCAGGTTTTTGATTTTGACGTCGTCCTGCAGCAGCTTGTGGGTGCCGATCACGATGTCGATCTTGCCTTCGGCCAGGTCGGCCACTGCCTGGTTGATCTCTTTGGCCGACTTGAAGCGGCTCATCACCTCAACGGTTACCGGCCAGTCGGCAAAACGGTCGCGGAAGCTGTTGTAGTGCTGTTGGGCGAGCAGGGTGGTGGGGACCAGAATGGCGACCTGACGACCACCATGCACGGCAATGAAGGCCGCACGCATGGCCACTTCGGTTTTGCCGAAGCCCACGTCGCCACACACCAGGCGGTCCATCGGCTTGGGCGACAGCATGTCGGCGCGCACGGCTTCGATTGTGGTTTGCTGGTCCGGTGTTTCTTCAAACGGGAAGCCGGCACTGAAGGTGGCGTAATCGGCTTTAGGGTCCGCAAACGCATAGCCTTCACGGGCAGCTCTGCGGGCATAAATGTCGAGCAGTTCGGCAGCCACGTCACGCACTTGCTCGGCAGCTTTGCGCTTGGCTTTTTGCCAGGTTTCCGAACCCAGGCGGTGCAACGGCGCCAGTTCATCATCGCTGCCGGTGTAGCGGGCGATCAGGTGCAGGTTGGCCACCGGCACGTAGAGCTTGGCGCCCTCGGCATATTCCAGGGTCAGGAATTCGGCCACCTGATTGTCCACTTCCAGCGTTGCCAGGCCCTGATAGCGACCGACACCGTGGTCAATGTGGACAACGGGTGCGCCTTCACGCAGCTCGGTGAGGTTCTTGATGACGGCATCGTTGTTGGCATCGGCGCGTTTTTCGCGACGCCTGCGCTGCATTACGCGCTGGCCGAACAACGGGCTTTCGGCAATCAGTGCCAGTGCCGGGTCGTCCAGCAGCAGGCCTTCATCCAGCGGGGCAATGGTGATTGCCAGGCGATGCTTGCTGGCGACGAAGTCCGGCCAGCTGTCGACCGTTTTTGGTCGCAGCTTCAGGCGCTCCAGCAGTTCGAGCAGCACCTCGCGCCGACCCGCCGACTCAGCGGTAAACAACACGCGGCCATCAAACTGCTCAAGAAACCCGGACAAGGCAGCCAGTGGCTGATTGGCCTTGGCTTCAATCGCGAGATTGGGCAGCGGTTGGGCCGGGAACCGTTCACGGCTGCTGCCGGTGTCCAGGTCATCCTGGCTTGCGACTACCCGTGGCCAGCTTTTGAGGCGGGCGAAGCAGTCTTCAACCGGCAAAAACAGCTCGGCAGGCGGCAGCAAAGGACGCGACGGGTCGATGCGGCGTTCTTCGTAGCGGTTGCGCACGTCAGACCAGAAATTCTCGGCCGCCTGCTCAATGCCTGGCAGCGAGAACACTTGCGTGTCGGCCGGCAGATAATCGAACAGGGTTGAGGTTTCATCGAAAAACAGTGGCAGGTAGTACTCGATACCCGCAGGTGTAATCCCGCTGGTCAGATCCTGAAAGATCGGGCATCGACGGAAGTCGACATCAAAGCGTTCACGGAAGCGGGCCTTGAAGCGGGTCACGGCGTCTTTTTGCAGCGGGAACTCGCGAGCGGGCAGCAGCCTTACCGACTCGACCTTGTCTATCGAGCGCTGGTTCTCCGGGTCGAAGGTGCGCAGGGTCTCGATTTCGTCGTCGAACAGGTCGATCCGGTACGGCAGCTTGCTGCCCATCGGGAACAGGTCGATCAGGGCGCCTCGCACTGCAAATTCACCATGTTCATACACGGTGTCAACGCAGCGATAACCACTGGCCTCAAGCCGGGTACGCATCTGTTCCACGTCCAGCTTCTGGCCGATATCCAGCACCAGGCTGCTGCCGAGCAAGAACTTGGTCGGCGCAAGGCGATGTAGGGCGGTGGTAATCGGCACTACCAAAACCCCATGACTCAGCTCCGGCAGCCGGTACAGGCTGGCGATACGCTGGGAGATGATGTCCTGGTGCGGAGAAAAGAGATCGTAGGGCAGGGTTTCCCAGTCGGGAAAATGCAGCACCGGCAACTCGGGCGCGAAAAACCTCAGCTCTTGCTCAAGGCGTTCTGCACTTTGGCTGTCGGCGGTCAGGAGCAGGGTGAAGCGCTTGGCGGCGCTGGCGGCCTCGGCAATCGCAAGGCTCAGGGCGGCACCGGGCAAGTTGCTCCAGTGCTGTTTACCTGCCGTAGCAGGGAGTTTCGGTAGACGCAGGACGGGCACGGAAGGTTGAGCTCCAAGCGTTGCGGCAAAGTCTGCAATTGTAACGGGCCAAGGGGCAGGCTGTCAGTTGCAGTCTTTGAACGGCGTTGAATTCAGCGTGAGTTATCGAACATGGGGGTGTCAGAGGGGCTGCTCAAGGGCTGCAGGCCCATAAAAATGCCGGTGTTATAAAAATATTCGCCTATATTTACGGGAGCTTAATCGTTTCAGTAACGGCGTATGACAGGCGTGCATTGCCCCTGAATGGGCGCGGCGGCATAATGTAGCCCCTTTTTTCAGCCCCTACATGTGGAAGGTTCCCGTGACTCAGAAGCCCGACCAGTGTCTTGGTGAATGGATCGACCGTGAAGCACTCGCAGAAGCGATGATTCCGCTTATCGGTCAGCTATACCGCAATAACAATGTGGTTAGCTCGATCTATGGCCGCAGCCTGATCAACCGTTCAGTCATTGCGATTCTCAAAGCTCACCGCTTTGCTCGCCATCGTCAGTCCGATGATATCGAATTGTCCGTGCACGAAACTTTCCCTCTGCTCAAGGCAATGAGCGAGCTCAAGCTCGGCGCTGCCTCGGTAGACCTGGGCAAGCTGGCCGTCAAGTTCAAGGCCGAAGGCAATGGCCGCACGGCTGAGCAATTTGTACGCGAAGAGCTGGCCGATGTAGTGGGTCAGCAAAACGCCTCTGCACGCAAAGGTACTGACGTTGTTCTGTACGGCTTCGGTCGTATCGGCCGTCTGCTGGCGCGCATCCTGATCGAGAAAACCGGTGGTGGCGACGGTCTGCGTCTGCGTGCCATCGTTGTGCGCAAAGGCGCCGACAACGATCTGGTCAAGCGTGCAAGCCTGCTGCGTCGTGACTCGGTACATGGCCCGTTTGATGGCACCATCGTTGTCGATGAAGTCAACAACACCATCACTGCCAACGGCAACCTGATCCAGGTGATCTACGCGAAGAACCCTACCGAGGTGGATTACACCCAGTACGGCATCAAGAACGCCCTGCTGGTGGACAACACCGGTGTTTGGCGTGACGCAGACGGCCTGGGCCAGCACTTGCAGTGCCCTGGTATCGACCGCGTTGTCCTGACCGCTCCGGGCAAGGGCAAGCTGAAGAACATCGTTCACGGCATCAACCACGGCGAAATCACTGCTGACGACAAGATCGTTTCGGCGGCATCCTGCACCACCAACGCCATCGTGCCGGTGCTCAAGGCTGTCAACGACAAGTTCGGCATCGTCAACGGTCACGTTGAAACGGTTCACTCGTACACCAACGACCAGAACCTGATCGACAACTTCCACAAGGGCGATCGCCGTGGTCGCAGCGCCGCGCTGAACATGGTTATCACCGAGACGGGTGCTGCTACCGCTGCTGCCAAGGCTTTGCCTGAGCTGGCCGGCAAGCTGACCGGTAACGCGATCCGCGTTCCGACGCCAAACGTTTCGATGGCCATTCTCAACCTGAACCTTGAGAAACCGGCTACCCGTGAAGAAATGAACGAGTACCTGCGCCACATGGCGTTGCACTCCGATCTGCACAAGCAAATCGACTACGTGAGCTCGCAGGAAGTGGTTTCCACTGACTTCGTGGGTTCGCGTCACGCCGGTGTAGTGGATGCTGAAGCCACTATCTGCAATGACAACCGCGTTGTGCTGTACGTTTGGTACGACAACGAATTCGGTTACAGCTGCCAGGTAGTACGCGTGATGGAAGACATGGCCGGGGTTAACCCGCCAGCGTTCCCACGCTAAGCAAGCGCCGCAACTGAAAACGCCCCGACTGGTTCGGGGCGTTTTTGTGTGTGCTGCAAAAACCATGTAGTCGCTGCCGCAGGCTGCGAAGGGTTGCGGAGCAACCCGTTTTCTTCAACGCACCGCAGCCCCAAACGCAGCCTGCGGCAGCGACTACAGGTCAGGCATTGGTCGGTACCGCTGTGCGCAACTGGTGCTTGTCGCCGCGGAACAACACCACGGTCGCGATCAGCCCCAGCACTGCTGCGCCGGTCAGCCACAGGCCGGGAGCGGCCTTGTTGTCCAGTACGTGGATCAGGTAAGTGCAGGCCGCCGGGGTAAAGCCGCCGAAGGTCGCAGTCGCCAGGCTGTAAGCCAGTGAAAATCCGGTGGTGCGCACTTCAATCGGCATGATTTCGGTCAGGGCAACCACCATTGCACCGTTGTACGAGCCATACAGGAAGGACAACCACAGCTCGACAATCAGCAGGTGGCTGAAGCTCGGGTTGGCCACCAGCCATGACAGCGCCGGATAGGCCGTCAGGATCGCGAGAAGGGTTGCGCCCAGCAGCAGCGGCTTGCGCCCAATCTTGTCTGACAGCGCGCCCATGACCGGTAGCCAGAAGAAGTTCGACAGGCCAATGCACACCGTCACCAGCAAGGCTTCAAGGTCGGTGAGGTGCAGCTCTGCCTTGCCGAATGTCGGGGTGTAGGCGGTGATCAGATAGAACGACACGGTCGTCATGACCACCAGTGCCATGCCACCCAGTACCAGGCCAAAATTCAGCCTGATAGAGCGCATGATTTCCCCCAGGGTAGGGTGATGTTTGCGGGCTTCGAACTCGGGGGTTTCTTCCATTGAGCGTCGAATGACAAAGATCACCGGGACGATCATGCACCCCAGCAGGAACGGGATGCGCCAGCCCCATTCACCCATTTCTTCGGGGCTCAGCCAGTGGTTGAGGCCAACCCCGAGCAAGCCGGCAAATACCACCGCAGCCTGCTGGCTTGCAGATTGCCAGCTGACGAAGAAGCCTTTGCGCCCTGGAGTGGCGATTTCAGCCAGGTACACCGACACCCCGCCCAGTTCCACGCCAGCCGAAAAGCCTTGCAGCAAGCGACCGAGCAATACCAGCAGAGGAGCCGCCACACCTAGGGTGGCGTAGCCCGGCACGCAGGCAATCAGCACCGTGCCCATCGCCATCAGTGCGAGGGTAATGATCAGCCCTTTGCGGCGGCCATGACGGTCGATGTAGGCGCCGAGGAAAATCGCACCCAGTGGGCGCATGAGGAAGCCCGCACCGAAGGTCGCCAGGGCGAGCATCAGAGAGGCAAAGGCGCTATCGCTTGGAAAGAAGGTTTTGGCAATGGCCGTGGCGTAAAAGCCAAAGACCATGAAGTCGAACATCTCTAGGAAGTTACCGCTGACAACGCGAAAAATCGCCTTGCCTTTGCCCGTACTGGAGGCCATCAGAAATCACCCGCTTTTATCTGTTTTTATGCGCAATCCGTGTTTTTACTCGTCCTCACTGCAAGATCAAGGCGTACGCCATTGTGCAAAA is part of the Pseudomonas sp. ML2-2023-3 genome and harbors:
- a CDS encoding DEAD/DEAH box helicase, with the protein product MTLSQTPRLTKPLAPTWTSRFKEQSLERGRRYAKENRVRIVQIGDSMISASCQGSGENPYRQTIHLRESAKGTLLLVDATCTCPVRTHCKHTAAVLLKIEETLNYPAAAQDAELLEKLQAVLDSRRPNNLPELRVDDVKPVPRLWLASAEFSAFEPRNGKMQRYIQHRAALSFNYLDQYVSGQKNTDILLRQEQQTLRIKRHPDTENLYREQLRSLGFKIATRQSKALPESAGELFELVNDSAWLNFTLNQMQGLREQGWELQIDEGFGFDLTPVEDWYANVDEAPERDWFDLELGIIVNGRHLSLLPILLNLMRSHSDILNPEKLARRRDDELILVNIPANPGSNHGPLQVALPYGRLKPVLATLDEFYLGEPDATSLRIKSADAPRLNALDALPLRWEGGEQIRGFAQRLRDIKDFSVEVPQGLNANLRPYQLEGLSWMQSLRQLEVGGVLADDMGLGKTLQTLAHILCEKNAGRLDRPAMVVMPTSLIPNWLDEAAHFTPQLKVLALFGATRKKHFAHLNDYDVILTTYALLPKDIEHLAKLPLHLLVLDEAQYIKNPGSKATQAACELIARQRLCLSGTPLENHLGELWSLFHFLLPGWLGDVKTFNRDYRIPIERQGSNERLQHLNARIKPFLLRRTKEQVATELPPKTEIIHWVDLNEAQRDVYETMRLAMDKKVRDEITRKGVGRSQIIILEALLKLRQVCCDLRLVSDTPPKKGSSSGKLDSLMLMLEELFAEGRRILLFSQFTSMLGLIEIELKKRKVRYAILTGQTRDRRTPVKDFQSGTLQIFLISLKAGGVGLNLTEADTVIHYDPWWNPAAENQATDRAYRIGQEKPVFVYKMIARGTVEEKIQHLQQEKSDLAAGVLDGRVAGDWKLQDDDIDALFAPLPPKTEKR
- the lexA gene encoding transcriptional repressor LexA, producing the protein MLKLTPRQAEILAFIKRCLDDNGYPPTRAEIAQELGFKSPNAAEEHLKALARKGAIEMTPGASRGIRIPGFEAKSDESTLPIIGRVAAGAPILALEHVEESCNINPTFFHPRADYLLRVQGMSMKDVGIFDGDLLAVHTCREARNGQIVVARIDDEVTVKRFKREGNKVWLIAENPEFAPIEVNLKDQELVIEGLSVGVIRR
- a CDS encoding TetR/AcrR family transcriptional regulator translates to MAQSETVERILDAAEQLFAEKGFAETSLRLITSKAGVNLAAVNYHFGSKKALIQAVFSRFLGPFCANLDRELERRQAKPENRPSLEELLEMLVEQALVIQPRSGNDLSIFMRLLGLAFSQSQGHLRRYLEDMYGKVFRRYMLLVNEAAPQIPPIELFWRVHFMLGAAAFSMSGIKALRAIAETDFGVNTSIEQVMRLMVPFLAAGMRAQSGVTDSAMASAQLRPRSKTAPVTAKV
- the sulA gene encoding SOS-induced cell division inhibitor SulA; the protein is MQFPHTPLPAQLTLFEAFMAQPMTPAIKDVLDSPWSAEPEVFSELSLRGAAGNCLNLLAPMLRELSEQQNARWLTLIAPPASLTQSWLRDAGLNRERILLLQPNGNKSALQLTCEALRLGRSHTVVSWINPLTSAARNQLISAARTGHGQSLNIRLG
- the nagZ gene encoding beta-N-acetylhexosaminidase, yielding MQGSLMVDVAGTWLTAEDRQLLRQPEVGGLIIFARNIEHPRQVRELSASIRALRPDLLLAVDQEGGRVQRLRQGFVRLPAMRAIADNPNAEYLAEQCGWIMATEVLAVGLDLSFAPVLDLDYQRSAVVGSRSFEGDPERAATLAGAFIRGMNDAGMAATGKHFPGHGWAEADSHVAIPTDERSLEQIRAHDLVPFARLSKHLAAVMPAHVIYPQVDSQPAGFSRRWLQDILRGELQFDGVIFSDDLSMAGAHVVGDAASRIEAALSAGCDMGLVCNDRAAAELALSAAQRLNVTPSPRIARMRGQAWASTDYRQSPRWLVAMGALKDAQLID